A genomic region of Mycolicibacterium poriferae contains the following coding sequences:
- a CDS encoding DUF808 domain-containing protein, protein MSGGLFALLDDVAVLARMAAASVDDIGAAAGRATAKAAGVVIDDTAVTPQYVHGIAAERELPIIKRIAIGSLRNKIVFILPAIMLLSQFAPWLLTPILMLGATFLCYEGAEKVWGKITGHGGHAVPAAAAGPDAERFMVTGAIRTDLILSAEIMVIALNEVADQSFLPRLIILLVVALVITAVVYGVVAGIVKMDDVGLRLTQRSSAFAKKVGRGLVAGMPKLLAALSVVGTVAMLWVGGHILLLGTDELGWHLPYELVHHAEEYVHHVAAVGGVLAWLVNTAASAVVGLVVGAVVVAIVHVLPFGKKDPAAPAGRADHG, encoded by the coding sequence ATGAGCGGCGGCCTGTTCGCCCTCCTGGACGACGTCGCGGTGTTGGCCCGGATGGCCGCTGCATCGGTCGACGACATCGGGGCGGCCGCCGGCCGCGCCACGGCCAAAGCTGCGGGCGTGGTCATCGACGACACTGCGGTCACCCCGCAGTACGTCCACGGCATCGCCGCGGAACGCGAGCTGCCGATCATCAAGCGGATCGCCATTGGGTCGCTGCGCAACAAGATCGTCTTCATCCTGCCCGCCATCATGTTGCTCAGTCAGTTCGCGCCGTGGCTGCTGACCCCGATCCTGATGCTCGGCGCCACTTTCCTGTGCTACGAGGGCGCCGAAAAGGTGTGGGGCAAGATCACCGGGCACGGCGGACATGCCGTACCGGCGGCCGCGGCCGGGCCCGATGCCGAGCGGTTCATGGTGACCGGCGCAATCCGCACCGACCTGATCCTGTCCGCCGAGATCATGGTCATCGCGCTCAACGAGGTGGCCGACCAGTCGTTCCTGCCCCGGTTGATCATCCTGCTCGTGGTCGCGTTGGTGATCACCGCGGTGGTGTACGGCGTCGTCGCGGGAATCGTGAAGATGGACGACGTGGGGCTGCGCCTGACCCAGCGGTCGTCGGCGTTCGCCAAGAAGGTGGGCCGCGGGCTGGTCGCCGGCATGCCGAAGCTGCTCGCCGCCCTATCGGTGGTCGGAACCGTCGCCATGCTGTGGGTGGGCGGGCACATCCTGCTGTTGGGCACCGACGAGCTGGGCTGGCATCTGCCGTACGAGCTGGTGCATCACGCCGAGGAGTATGTGCATCACGTCGCCGCCGTGGGCGGGGTGCTGGCATGGCTGGTGAACACCGCCGCCTCCGCGGTGGTGGGCCTGGTGGTGGGAGCCGTGGTGGTGGCGATCGTGCACGTGCTGCCGTTCGGCAAGAAGGATCCCGCAGCGCCGGCGGGACGAGCCGACCACGGCTGA
- the mbtM gene encoding long-chain-fatty acid--ACP ligase MbtM — translation MSALATASRQAMTASPHDLVILDRDSAEWRRHPWQEVHSRAENIAERVLDGADGAVGLIGEPTVEIVAAIQGAWLAGRAVAVLPGPVRGADDRQWAAATTTRLTDIGVTQVFSHGDCLNLLRDCDSGLTVHDAVEVGHPRRSSTLLPQPTPADTPAVLQGTAGSTGTPRTALLAPSAVLDNVSGVLQHTAVDPGRDVGCTWLPLYHDMGLTFLLTGFISGPEMWLAPTGAFSASPFRWLRWLSESGATLTAAPNFAYSVLGRYSRRVSDVDLSRLRFALNGGEPIDCAGYQLFLTEFGRFGLDPHAAAPSYGLAEASCAVTIPRPGTGLLVDETIDATTGSTQRHALVGEVIPGMELRVVPTERSDAVGAEVGEIQIRGTSMMSGYLGEEPLSAHDWFTTGDLGYLTDSGLVVCGRVKELITVAGRNLFPNEIERVAGQVRGVREGAVVAVGAGTDSARPGLVITAEFRGADQAGARTELVQRVASQCGVVPADVVFVAPGSLPRTTSGKLRRLQVKNTLEAVRT, via the coding sequence GTGAGTGCGCTCGCGACCGCATCACGGCAGGCGATGACCGCGTCACCACACGACCTGGTGATCCTGGACCGCGACAGCGCCGAGTGGCGGCGTCACCCCTGGCAAGAGGTGCACTCCCGCGCCGAGAACATCGCCGAACGCGTTCTCGACGGTGCCGACGGCGCTGTCGGCCTGATCGGTGAACCCACGGTCGAGATCGTCGCTGCCATTCAAGGGGCGTGGCTGGCCGGGCGCGCGGTGGCCGTCCTGCCGGGCCCGGTGCGCGGCGCCGACGACCGCCAGTGGGCCGCCGCGACCACCACCCGCCTCACCGACATCGGGGTGACGCAGGTGTTCAGCCACGGCGACTGCCTGAACCTGTTGCGCGACTGTGATTCCGGACTGACCGTGCACGACGCGGTCGAGGTGGGACATCCCCGACGCTCGTCCACTCTGCTGCCACAACCGACCCCTGCCGACACGCCAGCCGTCCTGCAGGGCACCGCCGGGTCCACCGGAACCCCGCGCACCGCGCTGCTGGCCCCCTCTGCGGTGCTCGACAACGTCTCCGGGGTCCTGCAGCACACCGCCGTGGATCCGGGCCGCGATGTCGGCTGCACCTGGCTGCCGCTGTACCACGACATGGGCCTGACCTTCTTGCTGACCGGCTTCATCAGCGGCCCGGAGATGTGGCTGGCGCCGACGGGAGCGTTCTCGGCGTCCCCGTTCCGCTGGCTGCGCTGGCTCTCCGAGAGCGGCGCAACCCTCACGGCGGCACCGAACTTCGCCTATTCGGTGCTCGGCCGGTACTCCCGCCGGGTCTCCGACGTCGACCTGAGCCGGCTGCGTTTCGCCCTCAACGGCGGCGAACCCATCGACTGCGCCGGTTACCAGTTGTTCCTCACCGAATTCGGCCGATTCGGCTTGGACCCGCATGCGGCCGCCCCGTCCTACGGTCTGGCCGAGGCCTCCTGTGCGGTGACGATCCCGCGCCCGGGAACCGGGTTGTTGGTCGACGAAACCATCGATGCGACAACGGGGTCGACGCAGCGCCATGCCCTGGTCGGTGAGGTGATCCCGGGGATGGAGCTGCGGGTGGTGCCCACCGAACGCAGCGACGCAGTAGGCGCTGAGGTCGGCGAGATCCAGATCCGCGGCACGTCGATGATGAGCGGCTATCTCGGCGAGGAACCGTTGTCTGCCCACGACTGGTTCACTACCGGCGACCTGGGCTACCTGACCGATTCCGGCCTGGTCGTGTGCGGACGGGTCAAAGAACTCATCACCGTGGCCGGGCGGAACCTGTTCCCCAACGAGATCGAACGCGTGGCCGGGCAGGTCCGCGGGGTGCGGGAGGGCGCCGTCGTCGCGGTGGGCGCCGGCACCGACTCGGCCCGGCCGGGTCTGGTCATCACCGCGGAATTCCGCGGGGCCGACCAGGCGGGCGCGCGCACCGAACTGGTGCAGCGGGTGGCCTCACAGTGCGGCGTCGTCCCGGCCGACGTGGTATTCGTCGCGCCGGGCTCGCTGCCCCGGACGACGTCGGGCAAGCTGCGCCGACTGCAGGTCAAGAACACTCTGGAGGCGGTACGCACATGA
- the crcB gene encoding fluoride efflux transporter CrcB yields MAVDRRELAAVFAGGALGTLARAGFEELAAPDPGRWPWPTFTVNIVGAFLLGVFVTRLLERLPLSSYRRPFLGTGFCGGLTTFSTMQVETIAMLEHGHYGLAVGYTAASVALGLLAVYLATVLVRRGWVRR; encoded by the coding sequence ATGGCTGTCGACCGGCGGGAATTGGCTGCGGTGTTCGCAGGCGGTGCGCTGGGCACCTTGGCTCGGGCGGGTTTCGAAGAGCTCGCCGCGCCCGATCCCGGCCGCTGGCCGTGGCCGACGTTCACCGTCAACATCGTGGGCGCGTTCCTGCTCGGCGTGTTCGTCACCCGACTGCTGGAAAGGCTGCCGCTGTCGAGCTACCGGCGACCGTTTCTGGGTACCGGCTTCTGCGGCGGTCTGACCACGTTCTCGACGATGCAGGTCGAGACCATCGCCATGCTCGAGCACGGCCACTACGGACTGGCGGTCGGCTACACCGCGGCCAGCGTCGCACTGGGCCTGCTCGCGGTTTACCTGGCCACGGTGTTGGTGCGCCGGGGGTGGGTGCGGCGATGA
- a CDS encoding GNAT family N-acetyltransferase, with product MTDVLPILPRELTDLPEEVRMVPPPPTPQLREPFSIRLVEPEADTEMIAEWMNRPHLAETWEYDRPVTWWRGYLRAQLAGEYSRPFVGIFKGNPQGYVEVYRAAKDSIAPCYEADPYDLGLHAAIADLDIVNRGFGPLLLPRLAASLFQSEPRCKRIMFDPDHRNTAARRLCEYARCDFLGEHQMSNRRMALYALNRPADGQ from the coding sequence ATGACCGATGTGCTGCCGATCCTGCCCCGCGAGCTCACCGACCTCCCCGAGGAGGTCCGCATGGTGCCGCCTCCGCCGACACCGCAGCTGCGCGAACCCTTCTCGATCAGGCTGGTCGAGCCCGAGGCGGACACGGAGATGATCGCGGAGTGGATGAACCGCCCCCATCTGGCCGAAACATGGGAGTACGACCGGCCGGTGACGTGGTGGCGGGGCTACCTGCGGGCGCAGCTGGCCGGCGAGTACTCACGGCCGTTCGTCGGCATCTTCAAGGGCAATCCGCAGGGCTACGTCGAGGTCTATCGCGCGGCCAAGGACTCCATCGCCCCGTGCTACGAGGCCGACCCCTACGACCTCGGACTGCACGCCGCGATCGCCGATCTCGACATCGTCAACCGAGGTTTCGGTCCGTTGCTGCTGCCGCGGCTGGCTGCCAGCCTGTTCCAGAGCGAACCCCGCTGCAAGCGCATCATGTTCGACCCCGACCACCGCAACACCGCGGCGCGCCGGCTGTGCGAATACGCCCGCTGCGACTTCCTCGGCGAGCACCAGATGTCCAACCGCCGGATGGCGCTCTACGCGCTGAACCGGCCCGCCGACGGGCAGTGA
- the pgm gene encoding phosphoglucomutase (alpha-D-glucose-1,6-bisphosphate-dependent), which yields MAANPRAGQPAQPEDLIDVAQVVTAYYTVLPDPDSVDQQVAFGTSGHRGSSLDAAFNEAHILATTQAIVEYRAAQGTTGPLFIGRDTHALSEPAWVSALEVLAANDVVVKIDSADRYTPTPAVSHAILTFNRGRETGLADGIVVTPSHNPPRDGGFKYNPPHGGPADTDATGAIATRANEILRDGLKEVRRVPLARALGTAERHDYLDAYVADLPNVVDIHAIKAEGIRIGADPLGGASVDYWAAIADRYDLNLTVVNPLVDATWRFMTLDGDGKIRMDCSSPNAMASLVHKVVGDADLYQIATGNDADSDRHGIVTPDGGLLNPNHYLAVAIDYLCTHRATWPAGTAIGKTAVSSSIIDRVVSGLDRNLMEVPVGFKWFVDGLLGGTIGFGGEESAGASFLRTDGTVWTTDKDGIILALLASEILAVTGSTPSQRYAELADKYGAPTYARIDAPANREQKARLAKLSPDQVAATELAGEPITAKLTTAPGNGAPLGGLKVTTENAWFAARPSGTEDVYKIYAESFQGADHLAQVQEAARDVVNKVIS from the coding sequence ATGGCTGCGAACCCCCGGGCCGGGCAACCGGCACAACCCGAAGACCTCATCGATGTGGCACAGGTGGTGACCGCCTACTACACCGTCTTGCCCGACCCGGACAGCGTCGACCAGCAGGTCGCCTTCGGCACGTCCGGGCATCGCGGCTCCAGCCTCGACGCGGCGTTCAACGAGGCCCACATCCTCGCGACCACGCAGGCCATCGTCGAGTACCGAGCCGCCCAGGGCACCACCGGGCCGCTGTTCATCGGCCGCGACACCCACGCCCTGTCCGAACCGGCATGGGTCTCGGCGCTCGAGGTGCTGGCCGCCAACGATGTTGTCGTCAAGATCGATTCGGCCGATCGCTACACCCCAACCCCGGCCGTCAGCCACGCGATCCTCACCTTTAATCGGGGACGTGAGACCGGCCTGGCCGACGGCATCGTCGTCACGCCCTCGCACAACCCGCCCCGCGACGGCGGCTTCAAGTACAACCCGCCGCACGGCGGGCCCGCCGACACCGACGCCACCGGCGCCATCGCGACGCGGGCCAACGAGATCCTGCGCGACGGCCTCAAGGAAGTGCGCCGCGTGCCCCTGGCGCGTGCCCTGGGCACCGCGGAGCGTCACGACTACCTGGACGCCTACGTCGCCGACCTGCCGAACGTCGTCGACATCCACGCCATCAAAGCCGAGGGCATCCGCATCGGCGCCGACCCGCTCGGCGGCGCCAGCGTCGACTACTGGGCGGCCATCGCCGACCGGTACGACCTCAACCTCACGGTGGTCAACCCGCTGGTCGACGCGACCTGGCGGTTCATGACGCTCGACGGCGACGGCAAGATCCGGATGGACTGCAGTTCGCCGAACGCGATGGCTTCGCTGGTGCACAAAGTCGTCGGCGACGCTGATCTCTACCAGATCGCCACCGGCAATGACGCCGACTCCGACCGGCACGGCATCGTCACCCCCGACGGCGGGCTGCTGAACCCCAACCACTATCTGGCCGTGGCGATCGACTACCTGTGCACGCACCGGGCCACCTGGCCCGCCGGGACGGCGATCGGCAAGACCGCGGTGAGCTCGTCGATCATCGACCGCGTGGTGTCGGGGCTGGACCGCAACCTGATGGAGGTGCCGGTCGGGTTCAAGTGGTTCGTCGACGGACTCCTCGGCGGCACGATCGGCTTCGGCGGCGAGGAGAGTGCGGGCGCGTCGTTCCTGCGCACCGACGGCACCGTCTGGACCACCGACAAGGACGGCATCATCTTGGCGCTGCTGGCCTCGGAGATCCTTGCTGTCACCGGCTCGACCCCGTCGCAGCGCTACGCGGAACTGGCCGACAAGTACGGCGCGCCGACCTATGCCCGCATCGACGCGCCGGCCAATCGGGAGCAGAAGGCGCGGCTGGCCAAGCTGTCACCTGATCAGGTCGCCGCGACCGAACTCGCCGGCGAGCCGATCACCGCCAAGCTGACCACCGCCCCCGGAAACGGGGCGCCGCTCGGCGGGCTGAAGGTGACCACCGAGAATGCCTGGTTCGCCGCGCGCCCGTCCGGCACCGAGGACGTCTACAAGATCTACGCGGAGTCGTTCCAGGGTGCCGACCACCTCGCGCAGGTTCAGGAGGCGGCGCGCGACGTGGTGAACAAGGTCATCTCTTGA
- the crcB gene encoding fluoride efflux transporter CrcB produces the protein MTTVLSWLGVLVCGGLGSLLRFTVDRAVSRRSGGSFPAGTLAVNLTGALLLGFVAGLALSPHLALVAGTAFVGAYTTFSTWMLETHRLAEERQLAPAVANIVVSIALGLPAAYAGQTIAGLL, from the coding sequence ATGACGACGGTTTTGAGCTGGCTGGGCGTGCTGGTATGCGGCGGGCTGGGCTCGCTGTTGCGCTTCACCGTCGACCGGGCGGTGTCGCGCCGCTCCGGCGGCAGCTTTCCGGCCGGCACGCTCGCCGTGAATCTCACCGGGGCGCTGCTCTTGGGATTCGTCGCCGGGCTGGCCCTGAGTCCGCACCTGGCGTTGGTTGCCGGCACCGCCTTCGTCGGCGCCTACACGACGTTCTCCACGTGGATGCTCGAGACGCACCGACTGGCCGAGGAACGCCAGCTCGCACCGGCGGTGGCGAACATCGTGGTCAGCATCGCGTTGGGCCTGCCTGCCGCCTACGCCGGGCAGACGATCGCGGGGTTGCTGTGA
- the mbtN gene encoding mycobactin biosynthesis acyl-ACP dehydrogenase MbtN encodes MTVPVAVDLDGYRELLHRVFDDTVTGWTADAEAAERFPRKLIEHLGSAGVFRAKWGPQGGQHPDVAKLNELAFSLGRLGSAGIGVGVSLHDSAIAILRRFGRSEHLRDICEQAIDGHSVLCIGASEESGGSDLQIVQTEARSAGEGFEIKGVKKFVSLSPIADHIMVVARSVDHDPASRHGNVLVIAVPTAQVQVQPPWRKVGAGPLDTAAVHIDTWVPADHLVARAGTGLAAISWGLAHERMSIAGQVASSCQRVLGITHARMMRRRQFGATLFEHQALRMRMADLQARVDLLRHGLHGIAAQGRLDLRAAAAVKVTAARLGEEVLSECMHLFGGAGYLVDETPLGRWWKDMKLARVGGGTDEVLWELVAAAMRPDYDGYDAMIGTAAEDAMIGSAPE; translated from the coding sequence ATGACGGTCCCCGTAGCGGTCGACCTGGACGGCTACCGCGAGCTGCTGCATCGGGTCTTCGACGACACCGTCACGGGCTGGACCGCCGACGCCGAAGCGGCGGAGCGGTTTCCCCGCAAGTTGATCGAGCACCTGGGCTCCGCAGGGGTGTTCCGAGCTAAATGGGGTCCGCAGGGCGGCCAGCACCCCGACGTCGCCAAACTCAACGAGCTGGCCTTCAGCCTGGGCCGGCTGGGGTCCGCCGGTATCGGGGTAGGTGTGAGCCTGCACGACTCGGCGATCGCGATCCTGCGCAGGTTCGGCAGGTCCGAGCACCTCCGCGACATCTGCGAACAGGCCATCGACGGCCATTCGGTGCTGTGCATCGGTGCGTCCGAAGAGTCCGGGGGCTCCGACCTGCAGATCGTCCAGACCGAGGCACGTTCCGCCGGTGAGGGTTTCGAGATAAAGGGCGTCAAGAAATTCGTGTCCCTGTCGCCCATCGCCGATCACATCATGGTCGTCGCCCGCAGTGTGGACCACGACCCCGCCAGCCGGCACGGCAACGTCCTCGTCATCGCCGTCCCCACCGCACAGGTCCAGGTGCAGCCGCCGTGGCGCAAGGTCGGCGCCGGCCCGCTGGACACCGCCGCGGTCCACATCGACACCTGGGTGCCCGCCGACCATCTCGTCGCCCGCGCCGGCACCGGGCTGGCAGCCATCTCGTGGGGTCTGGCACACGAACGCATGTCGATCGCAGGTCAGGTGGCGTCGTCGTGCCAGCGCGTCCTCGGGATCACCCATGCCCGCATGATGCGGCGCAGACAGTTCGGTGCGACGTTGTTCGAACACCAGGCACTGCGGATGCGGATGGCCGACCTGCAGGCCCGGGTGGACCTGCTGCGCCACGGCCTGCACGGTATCGCTGCGCAAGGCCGGCTGGATCTGCGCGCCGCAGCCGCGGTCAAGGTCACCGCCGCACGGCTCGGTGAGGAGGTGCTGTCGGAGTGCATGCATCTGTTCGGCGGCGCCGGATATCTCGTCGACGAGACACCGTTGGGCCGCTGGTGGAAGGACATGAAGCTGGCCCGCGTGGGGGGCGGCACCGACGAGGTGCTGTGGGAGCTGGTCGCCGCGGCGATGCGACCCGACTACGACGGCTACGACGCCATGATCGGCACAGCAGCCGAGGACGCGATGATCGGGTCAGCGCCCGAATGA
- a CDS encoding MFS transporter produces the protein MTPGSRGVPPAASAEAKQRLPREVWVLVVANVVVALGYGVVAPVLPQYARHFGVSISAATFVITAFAVMRLIGAPPAGLLVQRLGERRIYISGLLIVALSTGACAFAQTYWQLLLFRSLGGVGSAMFTVSSLGLMIRISPPGARGRVAGLFSSGFMIGSVAGPILGSLTVGLGLSAPFLIYGAALLVAAVVVFVSLRNSTLVATNDHTEDPVPVRAVLRHRAYRAALFSNFATGWASFGLRIALVPLFVVEVLDRGAGAAGVALAAFAVGNISVVIPSGYLSDRIGRRKLLIGGLAVAAVSTAVVGFTPSFPLFLVAAYVAGAATGVFVSPQQAAVADVVGNKSRGGTAVATFQMMADFGSIGGSLLVGLIAQYTSFGWAFAISGLILALASLGWVFAPETRPRPAAEPTEARPLGPEAGGEVP, from the coding sequence GTGACGCCGGGGTCCCGCGGCGTTCCACCGGCGGCCTCGGCCGAAGCCAAACAGCGGCTGCCCCGCGAAGTCTGGGTGCTGGTCGTCGCCAACGTGGTGGTCGCCCTCGGCTACGGCGTGGTGGCGCCGGTGCTGCCGCAGTATGCGCGGCACTTCGGAGTGAGCATCAGCGCGGCGACGTTCGTCATCACCGCGTTCGCCGTGATGCGGTTGATCGGTGCGCCCCCGGCCGGTCTGCTCGTGCAGCGACTGGGGGAGCGGCGCATCTACATCAGCGGTCTGCTGATCGTGGCGCTGTCGACCGGGGCGTGCGCGTTTGCGCAGACGTACTGGCAGCTGCTGCTCTTCCGGTCGCTGGGCGGCGTCGGCTCGGCGATGTTCACCGTGTCGTCGCTGGGCCTGATGATCCGGATCTCGCCGCCGGGCGCGCGCGGCCGCGTCGCCGGATTGTTCTCCTCGGGCTTCATGATCGGGTCCGTTGCCGGGCCGATCCTCGGCAGCCTCACTGTCGGCCTCGGGCTGTCCGCACCGTTCCTGATCTACGGCGCCGCGCTGCTCGTCGCCGCCGTCGTGGTGTTCGTCAGTCTGCGCAACTCGACTCTGGTGGCCACCAACGACCACACCGAAGACCCGGTTCCGGTGCGCGCGGTGCTGCGGCATCGCGCCTACCGAGCGGCGTTGTTCTCCAACTTCGCGACCGGGTGGGCGTCGTTCGGGCTGCGCATCGCGCTGGTGCCGTTGTTCGTCGTCGAGGTCCTCGACCGCGGCGCCGGGGCGGCGGGAGTAGCGCTGGCCGCGTTCGCGGTCGGCAACATCTCCGTGGTGATCCCGAGCGGATACCTCTCGGACCGGATCGGGCGGCGCAAACTGCTGATCGGCGGGTTGGCGGTAGCGGCCGTCTCGACGGCGGTCGTGGGCTTCACCCCGTCCTTCCCGCTGTTCCTGGTCGCGGCCTATGTTGCCGGCGCGGCGACCGGGGTGTTCGTCTCCCCGCAGCAAGCAGCGGTGGCCGACGTGGTGGGCAACAAGTCGCGCGGTGGCACCGCGGTGGCGACGTTCCAGATGATGGCGGACTTCGGCTCGATCGGCGGGTCACTGTTGGTCGGCCTGATCGCGCAGTACACGTCGTTCGGTTGGGCCTTTGCCATCAGCGGGTTGATCCTGGCGCTCGCCTCCCTCGGCTGGGTGTTCGCCCCAGAAACCCGGCCCCGGCCCGCTGCCGAGCCCACCGAGGCCCGCCCGCTGGGTCCCGAAGCCGGCGGTGAGGTGCCGTGA
- a CDS encoding IS481 family transposase translates to MSKARVVVLEVTSGHLTVTQAANQYGLSRQHIYRLLARYHEGGLDAVDPRSRRPNSNPRAVSDDVIIAIVTLRETLTAGGLDAGPLTLQWHLGQRGLPVPSTSTIRRILHHHGLITPQPRKRPKSSYRRFAASQPNECWQSDFTHWALADGTDTEILSWLDDCSRYLLTCTAYPRVTVGGVVASFTDTAAIYGLPAATLTDNGSVYTSRFTHGHNDFERLLNSLGVTQKNGHPGHPQTQGKIERFHRTLKLWLGQHRRPSTLDELQQLLDTFATIYNTERPHRAHRPSATPHTVYHALPKAHPATVTEHFRIRHDTVDQFGKLTLRYGSRLHHLGIGREHAHTPVLILVATQIVTVISKTGHHLIGSHHIDPDRNYWRNQQKDPGRWPGQSVTDDATQV, encoded by the coding sequence ATGTCCAAAGCCCGTGTGGTCGTCCTCGAAGTCACCAGTGGCCACCTGACCGTCACACAAGCGGCAAACCAGTACGGGCTGTCGCGCCAACACATCTACCGCCTACTCGCCCGCTACCACGAAGGCGGCCTCGACGCCGTCGACCCCCGCTCACGGCGCCCGAACAGCAACCCTCGCGCCGTGTCCGACGACGTCATCATCGCCATCGTCACGCTGCGCGAAACGCTGACCGCCGGCGGCCTTGACGCCGGACCCCTGACTCTGCAGTGGCACCTGGGCCAACGCGGTCTGCCGGTGCCCTCGACCTCGACCATCCGACGCATCCTGCACCACCACGGCCTGATCACCCCGCAGCCGCGCAAGCGCCCCAAAAGCTCCTACCGACGCTTTGCCGCGTCCCAACCCAATGAATGCTGGCAATCCGATTTCACCCACTGGGCCCTGGCCGACGGCACCGACACCGAGATCTTGTCCTGGCTCGACGACTGCTCTCGCTACCTGCTGACCTGCACCGCATACCCCCGCGTCACCGTCGGTGGCGTCGTGGCCAGCTTCACCGACACCGCCGCCATCTACGGGCTGCCCGCCGCCACGCTGACTGACAACGGCTCGGTCTACACCTCACGATTCACTCACGGCCACAACGACTTCGAGCGCCTGCTCAATAGCCTCGGCGTCACTCAAAAGAACGGTCACCCCGGCCACCCGCAAACACAAGGAAAAATTGAGCGCTTCCACCGAACCCTCAAACTCTGGCTCGGCCAACACCGGCGTCCCTCGACACTGGACGAGCTACAACAGCTGCTCGACACCTTCGCCACGATCTACAACACCGAACGACCCCACCGCGCCCACCGCCCCAGCGCCACACCGCACACCGTCTACCACGCCCTGCCCAAAGCACACCCCGCCACAGTCACCGAGCACTTCCGCATCCGCCACGACACCGTCGACCAATTCGGCAAGCTCACCCTGCGCTACGGCAGCCGCTTACACCACCTCGGCATCGGCCGCGAACACGCCCACACCCCGGTCCTGATACTCGTAGCCACCCAAATTGTCACCGTCATCAGCAAAACCGGCCACCACCTCATCGGCAGCCACCACATCGACCCCGACCGCAACTACTGGCGCAACCAACAGAAAGACCCCGGCCGATGGCCGGGGCAATCTGTCACCGATGACGCGACTCAGGTGTAA
- a CDS encoding DUF190 domain-containing protein yields the protein MNPAGTEILTLTAYFAERERHGGRFLAEELLDRYDQRSIATSVVLRGIASFGPAHVVRSDRSLSLSEDPPVTLTAVDNADRIVPLAEEVAGLLGRGVLTLERGRTLPDPTSVEDVRLSVYLGRRQRIAGVAGYLRVCEVFHRLGFLSAEVFLGVDGTASGQRRRARFFSRNADVPLIVVGVGTAEQADVALTELRPKLADPLITVERNTVCKNAGRSIAEPATVSGEFLKVTVRTDEDSRHDGTPVHRALVSRLMETDHANGATVLRSIWGYHGAQAPHGDQLFQLARHVPVSTVIVDTAESIAASYPVIDELTATHGLVTCETVPAMLAVDNGHSRGGLGLD from the coding sequence GTGAACCCGGCCGGCACCGAGATCCTGACCTTGACAGCGTATTTCGCCGAACGTGAGCGGCACGGCGGTCGCTTTCTGGCCGAGGAGTTGTTGGACCGTTACGACCAGCGGTCGATCGCCACCAGCGTCGTGCTGCGCGGTATCGCGAGCTTCGGCCCGGCCCATGTGGTGCGCAGCGATCGTTCGCTCAGTCTTTCCGAGGACCCGCCGGTGACTCTCACCGCCGTGGACAACGCAGACCGGATCGTTCCGCTGGCTGAGGAGGTGGCCGGGCTCCTGGGACGCGGCGTGCTGACGCTCGAGCGGGGTCGCACCCTGCCCGACCCGACGTCCGTCGAGGACGTGCGCCTGTCGGTGTATCTGGGCCGTCGGCAGCGCATCGCGGGTGTAGCCGGGTATCTCCGGGTCTGCGAGGTGTTCCACCGGCTCGGATTCCTCTCCGCGGAAGTGTTTCTCGGGGTGGACGGCACGGCGTCCGGCCAGCGGCGGCGGGCGCGGTTCTTCAGCCGTAACGCCGACGTGCCGCTGATCGTGGTGGGCGTGGGCACCGCGGAGCAGGCGGACGTCGCACTGACCGAACTGCGGCCAAAGTTGGCCGACCCATTGATCACCGTGGAGCGAAACACCGTGTGTAAGAACGCCGGCCGCTCGATCGCCGAACCAGCGACTGTGTCCGGCGAATTCCTCAAGGTGACGGTGCGCACCGACGAAGACAGCCGCCATGACGGCACGCCCGTCCACCGCGCGTTGGTGAGCAGGTTGATGGAGACCGACCACGCCAACGGCGCCACGGTGCTGCGGAGCATCTGGGGGTACCACGGCGCACAGGCGCCGCACGGTGATCAGCTTTTCCAACTGGCCCGGCACGTGCCGGTGAGCACGGTGATCGTCGACACCGCCGAGAGCATCGCAGCCAGCTATCCCGTCATCGACGAGCTGACCGCCACCCACGGCCTGGTGACCTGTGAAACCGTCCCGGCAATGCTCGCGGTGGACAACGGCCATAGCCGGGGCGGCCTGGGGTTGGACTGA